In a single window of the Nocardiopsis composta genome:
- a CDS encoding RidA family protein → MAPAISNPEGLHDPTGFGYSHIAEVSGDLVLIAGQYASDAEGGVAAEDFAEQVETAFARLGAALEAAGLGYADVAALRTFIVDHDLDRLAVLGRVIAGIWGERPPVQTLTGVAALALPGMLFEVDATAVRPRPGTDRERTAGQAP, encoded by the coding sequence ATGGCACCCGCCATCTCCAACCCCGAAGGCCTGCACGACCCCACCGGGTTCGGCTACAGCCACATCGCCGAGGTCTCCGGCGACCTGGTGCTGATCGCCGGGCAGTACGCCTCCGACGCCGAGGGCGGCGTCGCGGCGGAGGACTTCGCCGAACAGGTCGAGACCGCCTTCGCCCGCCTGGGGGCCGCCCTGGAGGCGGCTGGGCTGGGCTACGCCGACGTCGCGGCGCTGCGCACCTTCATCGTCGACCACGACCTGGACCGGCTCGCCGTCCTCGGGCGGGTCATCGCAGGCATCTGGGGTGAGCGGCCCCCGGTGCAGACGCTCACCGGCGTCGCCGCGCTGGCCCTGCCCGGGATGCTCTTCGAGGTGGACGCCACCGCAGTCCGCCCCCGTCCCGGGACGGACCGGGAGCGGACCGCCGGCCAGGCCCCGTGA